In one window of Juglans regia cultivar Chandler chromosome 3, Walnut 2.0, whole genome shotgun sequence DNA:
- the LOC108979179 gene encoding rop guanine nucleotide exchange factor 7-like isoform X2, translated as MVVNNSVFCASPSFVEEGEAVMEGFTEKNEGIEDRTERCKENRGRVETFGYLIEEERRESSSSSDFLTSETTGHEEQSHSSSESSSPPLLGWPIQKAEVPDCTSTNGTEDEKKPHLGDRIFEKQGSEISATMFGQLWRLEPLPLQKKVMWRREMNWLVCVSDYIVELIPTWQTFPDGSKLEIMTCRPRSDLYVNLPALRKLDNMLLEILDSFVNTEFWYVDQGILAPDADGSSSFRKALQRQEEKWWLPVPRVPPNGLHENSRKQLQHKRDCTNQILKAAMAINNIALADMQVPESYLEALPKNGRASLGDLIYRYISSDQFFPECLLACLDLSSEHQAIEIANRVEASIFVFRKRTNSKPANSTTRSNSKSSWEMVKELMVDAEKWELLAERAESLLLCLKQRFPGLPQTTLDMSKIQYNKDVGKSILESYSRVLESLAFNIVARIDDLLYVDDFTKHSDQFSSLSKVGVIARRSVPISFSVPASSTPYKSAFTSPSFSPSQRVSPSKGERSPLMTSSKIPNRGIGVKKVLTDYLSIDTNLKDNENPSERSDTRPNTIREASVSQTGVESAHCTKDSIVEE; from the exons ATGGTGGTGAACAACTCCGTTTTTTGTGCTTCGCCTAGTTTTGTTGAAGAAGGGGAAGCTGTAATGGAGGGTTTTACTGAAAAGAATGAAGGCATTGAAGACAGAACTGAACGGTGCAAGGAAAATAGGGGTCGGGTCGAAACATTCGGGTATTTGATTGAAGAAGAGCGACGTGAGAGCAGTTCGAGCTCTGATTTTTTGACATCCGAGACAACAGGGCATGAGGAACAGAGTCACAGTAGCTCCGAGTCATCTTCGCCACCTTTATTGGGTTGGCCGATTCAGAAAGCTGAGGTGCCTGATTGCACCAGTACTAATGGTacagaagatgaaaagaaaccCCATTTGGGTGACAGAATATTCGAGAAACAAGGTTCAGAAATATCAg CCACTATGTTTGGGCAACTTTGGAGGTTGGAACCTCTACCACTTCAGAAAAAGGTGATGTGGCGAAGGGAGATGAACTGGCTTGTTTGTGTTAGCGATTACATTGTCGAGTTGATACCTACTTGGCAGACATTTCCAGATGGAAGCAAACTTGAG ATCATGACTTGCAGACCCCGCTCAGATCTCTATGTTAATCTCCCAGCCCTACGTAAATTGGATAACATGCTTCTT GAAATATTAGATAGTTTTGTCAATACAGAGTTCTGGTATGTTGACCAGGGTATTCTGGCCCCAGATGCTGATGGGTCATCCTCTTTTAGAAAAGCACTTCAGCGCCAAGAGGAGAAGTGGTGGTTGCCTGTGCCCCGAGTGCCTCCTAATGGCCTCCACGAGAATTCTAGAAAGCAGTTGCAGCACAAGCGTGATTGTACGAATCAAATTTTAAAGGCTGCTATGGCTATCAACAATATTGCTTTAGCTGATATGCAAGTCCCTGAGTCGTATTTGGAAGCTCTTCCAAAG AATGGAAGAGCCAGCTTGGGGGATCTCATATATCGCTATATTTCATCAGATCAGTTTTTTCCTGAATGTCTGCTTGCTTGCCTTGACTTATCTTCTGAACATCAAGCTATAGAAATTGCTAATAGAGTGGAGGCCTCAATCTTTGTGTTTCGCAAAAGAACAAACTCAAAACCAGCCAATAGTACAACCCGATCCAATTCAAAATCATCATGGGAAATGGTTAAGGAGCTGATGGTTGATGCTGAAAAATGGGAATTGCTAGCAGAAAGAGCAGAAAGCCTACTGCTTTGCTTGAAGCAGCGATTCCCTGGTCTCCCACAGACAACCTTAGACATGAGCAAAATCCAGTACAATaag GATGTTGGGAAATCAATTCTTGAGAGCTACTCGAGAGTGTTGGAGAGCCTGGCCTTTAATATTGTAGCACGTATTGATGATCTGCTATACGTGGACGACTTCACCAAACATTCAGATCAATTCTCATCACTCTCCAAAGTTGGCGTGATTGCTCGCAGGAGTGTGCCGATATCATTTTCAGTGCCTGCCTCAAGCACTCCATATAAATCGGCTTTCACCTCACCTAGCTTTTCACCATCGCAGCGAGTTAGCCCTTCGAAGGGAGAAAGATCTCCGCTCATGACTAGCAGCAAGATTCCAAATCGTGGGATAGGCGTGAAAAAAGTTCTAACAGATTATCTTAGCATCGATACCAATCTAAAGGACAATGAAAATCCTTCTGAGAGATCAGATACAAGACCAAACACAATACGAGAAGCGTCAGTATCTCAAACTGGAGTAGAGTCTGCTCACTGTACAAAGGACTCTATTGTAGAAGAATGA
- the LOC108979179 gene encoding rop guanine nucleotide exchange factor 7-like isoform X1 — MVVNNSVFCASPSFVEEGEAVMEGFTEKNEGIEDRTERCKENRGRVETFGYLIEEERRESSSSSDFLTSETTGHEEQSHSSSESSSPPLLGWPIQKAEVPDCTSTNGTEDEKKPHLGDRIFEKQGSEISEIEMMKERFSKLLLGEDMSGCGNGVCTALSISNAITNLCATMFGQLWRLEPLPLQKKVMWRREMNWLVCVSDYIVELIPTWQTFPDGSKLEIMTCRPRSDLYVNLPALRKLDNMLLEILDSFVNTEFWYVDQGILAPDADGSSSFRKALQRQEEKWWLPVPRVPPNGLHENSRKQLQHKRDCTNQILKAAMAINNIALADMQVPESYLEALPKNGRASLGDLIYRYISSDQFFPECLLACLDLSSEHQAIEIANRVEASIFVFRKRTNSKPANSTTRSNSKSSWEMVKELMVDAEKWELLAERAESLLLCLKQRFPGLPQTTLDMSKIQYNKDVGKSILESYSRVLESLAFNIVARIDDLLYVDDFTKHSDQFSSLSKVGVIARRSVPISFSVPASSTPYKSAFTSPSFSPSQRVSPSKGERSPLMTSSKIPNRGIGVKKVLTDYLSIDTNLKDNENPSERSDTRPNTIREASVSQTGVESAHCTKDSIVEE; from the exons ATGGTGGTGAACAACTCCGTTTTTTGTGCTTCGCCTAGTTTTGTTGAAGAAGGGGAAGCTGTAATGGAGGGTTTTACTGAAAAGAATGAAGGCATTGAAGACAGAACTGAACGGTGCAAGGAAAATAGGGGTCGGGTCGAAACATTCGGGTATTTGATTGAAGAAGAGCGACGTGAGAGCAGTTCGAGCTCTGATTTTTTGACATCCGAGACAACAGGGCATGAGGAACAGAGTCACAGTAGCTCCGAGTCATCTTCGCCACCTTTATTGGGTTGGCCGATTCAGAAAGCTGAGGTGCCTGATTGCACCAGTACTAATGGTacagaagatgaaaagaaaccCCATTTGGGTGACAGAATATTCGAGAAACAAGGTTCAGAAATATCAg AGATTGAGATGATGAAAGAgagattttcaaaattgttgCTTGGAGAAGATATGTCAGGTTGTGGAAATGGGGTTTGCACGGCATTGTCTATTTCAAATGCTATTACTAATCTTTGTG CCACTATGTTTGGGCAACTTTGGAGGTTGGAACCTCTACCACTTCAGAAAAAGGTGATGTGGCGAAGGGAGATGAACTGGCTTGTTTGTGTTAGCGATTACATTGTCGAGTTGATACCTACTTGGCAGACATTTCCAGATGGAAGCAAACTTGAG ATCATGACTTGCAGACCCCGCTCAGATCTCTATGTTAATCTCCCAGCCCTACGTAAATTGGATAACATGCTTCTT GAAATATTAGATAGTTTTGTCAATACAGAGTTCTGGTATGTTGACCAGGGTATTCTGGCCCCAGATGCTGATGGGTCATCCTCTTTTAGAAAAGCACTTCAGCGCCAAGAGGAGAAGTGGTGGTTGCCTGTGCCCCGAGTGCCTCCTAATGGCCTCCACGAGAATTCTAGAAAGCAGTTGCAGCACAAGCGTGATTGTACGAATCAAATTTTAAAGGCTGCTATGGCTATCAACAATATTGCTTTAGCTGATATGCAAGTCCCTGAGTCGTATTTGGAAGCTCTTCCAAAG AATGGAAGAGCCAGCTTGGGGGATCTCATATATCGCTATATTTCATCAGATCAGTTTTTTCCTGAATGTCTGCTTGCTTGCCTTGACTTATCTTCTGAACATCAAGCTATAGAAATTGCTAATAGAGTGGAGGCCTCAATCTTTGTGTTTCGCAAAAGAACAAACTCAAAACCAGCCAATAGTACAACCCGATCCAATTCAAAATCATCATGGGAAATGGTTAAGGAGCTGATGGTTGATGCTGAAAAATGGGAATTGCTAGCAGAAAGAGCAGAAAGCCTACTGCTTTGCTTGAAGCAGCGATTCCCTGGTCTCCCACAGACAACCTTAGACATGAGCAAAATCCAGTACAATaag GATGTTGGGAAATCAATTCTTGAGAGCTACTCGAGAGTGTTGGAGAGCCTGGCCTTTAATATTGTAGCACGTATTGATGATCTGCTATACGTGGACGACTTCACCAAACATTCAGATCAATTCTCATCACTCTCCAAAGTTGGCGTGATTGCTCGCAGGAGTGTGCCGATATCATTTTCAGTGCCTGCCTCAAGCACTCCATATAAATCGGCTTTCACCTCACCTAGCTTTTCACCATCGCAGCGAGTTAGCCCTTCGAAGGGAGAAAGATCTCCGCTCATGACTAGCAGCAAGATTCCAAATCGTGGGATAGGCGTGAAAAAAGTTCTAACAGATTATCTTAGCATCGATACCAATCTAAAGGACAATGAAAATCCTTCTGAGAGATCAGATACAAGACCAAACACAATACGAGAAGCGTCAGTATCTCAAACTGGAGTAGAGTCTGCTCACTGTACAAAGGACTCTATTGTAGAAGAATGA